CTTATAGAATTCGGGGgccattttgaagaaaaaataataaaaaattacaaattcgAAATGGCTAGGGCCACTCCCAGGGCCTTGGAAGGAGCGTGTGCGGCGAGAGGCCCGGAAGCTGGTGCTGCATTCGCTCCACCATGAATTCACCTCTCCATTCACACCTGCTTTGTGAGTGTACGCCCGAGATACGAGTGCCTCGTTTTCATGGACAAACACCTCTCCTTACATCTTCTTGGAGAATAGCTTCAGAAGAATATatcatagaaaataaatttctaagcaTCATCCATCTATGTCTATCTCCTAATGACTTCTACTAACCCACACAAATCatccaggaaaagaaaatatgccAAGTGCAGAGTTTCCTTCAAGAAATTGTACTGCAGGCTCAGCCCTGATTGAAACTCTCCTACAAAATAACTTGGCCTgagaaaaagaagccagacaccaaagagtaCATGCTGTGTGATTTGTTTTATGAAGTACAAAAACagtcaaaactaatctatggggCTATCAGTCAGGGGAGTGGTTATCCGAAGGGGCAGCCGGTTTGACTAATGTTTTAAGTTTGTGAGTATTCACCAAGCTCTACACTGATATTATATGCACTTTTCTGCATATATACTATActtcaacaaaaaatttaaaaataataataatttggccTACAAAGTTTGTTGTAGCATGTGGGCACACAGAGGCAGGATTTTTTGTCTTCTAGGTGAGGTCAAGCAGAGTGAAAGCTTAACGGCCAACTACATAGCCCTCTGTATAAATCATTTAGCCTCTTTAGTAGAAAAGTTTTCTGGTCCTATatgaaatttcttttcttctttgcagTGCCGTTGCAAATGTTGCCAAAATACAGGCGATGGACGCCCTGAATGACACACTGGAGAAGGTGAGCCATGGGTGAGGCACATCACAGGACACTCCCAGTCAGTATGATCCTCCCACCCCATGAGGCTGCACGGGTGAATGAGCTGATGACCACTGACATTTTTTCCAACTCAGAGGTTTGATGTCCTTGTGAAAGGATCTGCTCTGAGTCTGAGGAACACAAGGAGGTTTTGGTGAGAAAAGCTGTTTCCCCCAAATTCCTAGTGTCTATTTCATAAATCATTTCAAAGATAAGATAGAACATAAAACAAGAATCATGACACCAAGTTGACAGAACTTTGCTTGGCCATCCCACACATTTCTTGGAAATTTTGGCCTGTTTTTATAAAAAGGCAGCTGTGTATTGGGAATTCAGCAGTTTTTGACCTTCTTCTCCACCACTGCATTCCCGTAAGGAAATATTTGATTTGAGGTGTGAGGGTGGGTGCTAGAGGGTTGCACAGTTGAGGGCTGGAGGAAGGCTGGGCACCGGCTGGGTTTATCCAGTAAAGTCTATTTATAAAGGTGGGTGAGCAttgctatttttctttctatatcttGAATTTCTTCTGAGTAGCTCAAGAAACTCAGAAAACTCTTACCAGATAGACAGTGGTTTGGTTTTGGATTTAATAGTTTGCTGTTAAATTTTGTAGGTGAGCCAAGTGAGGGTCCTTATTCTACTTCTAGGGGGCAGATACACTGCATTTAAGGCAGTGAAGAACCACTCTTACAGCTACTCCCACATTTATTGAAGGGACAGGACTGGGTACACTTTCTAGAAGGAAGACTTGCTATTACTTCCAAAATCAGGGGTCTgaaaaagattagagcagaaactGTGCGGCTAGACCTCTGGGGCCACCGTTGGGCAGTGGCTCCTCCGTTTACTCTCTGTATGACCTTGAACAGGTTACTTATCCTGTGCCTCAGATTTAtcgtttgtaaaatggagataaggaaGAATGTAtacttcacagagttgttgtgtGGAGTAAATGAGTTCACACACCTGAAGTTTTCAGAACATTGCCTGCTACAGAGTAACCTGTTGGCACTCTCTGTTCCGTTTGGTAGCATTGGTTTTACGGCAGTGAAATGAGAAGGTGTGTCTGAAGTCCATGGGATGTTACAAGGCAGATCATACAAGGCAAGATCCTGATTATAGGCTATCACTACAGAGCCTTCTAATGCAGGGGGCTTGGTTCTCCCGTCAGATAGATTTGAGATGAGGTCGTAAGTGACTCTCTGCCTTCCTAGCTTTTCAAGAAGGGCAGGGATGGATGATGCCCTCAGGGCAACACAAGCTGTCCACTCCTGCATCTCATATTCTCTTGCTCCTGCCCACTAAACGCCTCTTCCTCAGGGACAAGAGAAGACCACAGCTGTAAGTGGAACTGGATGGAATAGACACGTTCCTCTAGAATATAAGTTAacccaaaataaaatgtttacagtAAAGGTtgattatgctgtacattaggtatgatgcagtctatattattttttatagatatatatgCGTATATTTATGACATAGAAGGGTTCTTTCCCTTTCAGTTAAAAATATCACTTCTTTatttcaaagataaaaagaagaatcaaataacaacaataatagtaagTTGCATTTGGAAACCATAAGAAAACATTGAGATGGTGtgctgttacaaatatttttaacagcAACTACATCTATTAAAAAACACtttaacaggggctggccccatggcatagcggttaagtgcacgcgctccgctgctggccgcccagggttcggatattgggtgcgcaccaacccaccacttgtcaggccatgctgtggcggtgtcccatataaagtggaggaggatcggcacggatgttagctcagggccagtcttcctcagcaaaaagaggaggattggcatggatgttagctcagggctgatcttcccgcccccccccccccgcaaaaaaaaaaccctttaacAGCTCAGTGTTTACTGGAGTAGGACTGTGGATAAGATTGCATAGATTCCTGGTTAAAACAGGTTCTGGCATCAGAGCCCAGAGGCCTGGGTCATATGCTGGCTctgtcactcactagctgtgtgtccctgggcaggtttcttgacttttctgtgcctgtttcctcatctgtaaatgggaataTGGTTAATAGTATCCACTTCACAGAGATAattgtgagaataaaataaacttgTAAACATGTGCAAAGTCTTAGCACAGAGCCAGACACAATTAGCCCTCAGTAAGTGTTAGCGTCTAGTCCCAGGCAGATACCCTTCAGGGCATCACTTGGAATCCCAGGCAAAGGATAAGCAGCCAGCAACAAAATCAAGTCCCAAGATGACCATAAATGACTATCTTGAATATGGAAGCTGGTGGGATCCACATGTTTCCTTACAGCTACGGAAAATCTTCCCGGAATCCATAATTCAACATGAAGCACAATAGGATTTCATAATAAAGGTCAATCTGGGGTACAAAGACTAATGCCTTTTAAAAATCGATCTGCtgagatcagtggttgtcaggagcTGGAGACGGGAGGAGAGGTTGACCACAAAGTGACAGGAGGGAATTTTAGGGGGTGATGGAACAGTTCTATATCTCGCTTGTGGTGGTGGTCACAGACTGAATGCACTTGTGAAAACCCGAGAACTATACACCAAAGAGGGTACATTTTACTGTAGATAAGTTataccttaatttttttaaacaaaaaaatgcaCAAACTATACAGtctcatacaaaaaaattaaagacatataaaagataaagaaagatagATATAGGGATCTGCTGATAAATTTTCACCTGCATTACAGTGATTCCCACCACAATATATATGTCATGAAGACCTAACCATATACCATAACCATTGACCAGAAGAAATACAGTAGCAGAAATGAGGGTCATATCCTCTGCGTTTATTGACCTTTATCCATGACCTCAGCTAGAATTATGTCTAGTTCCAAGAACCCATGTTAATCCTCATACCAATTTAAGAACTGAGAGAGTGAGAGTACAACCCTATTCATAGGATCTCATCAACCATTCAATCATGGCAGGAAATTTCTACCCATAATGCTATTCATCTCTGCATACCCTACTTTAAAACCAACATAGAGTTTAAGATTTGGGAGACTGAAAAACAGTCTCCAAAGGTTGGAATTGTACATATCTAAGTGGGAAGCAGCCTAAAATTTCCCCTCCCACTATTTCCCCAACTCCTCCCCGCGCACAAACCTCTGTCCCCACTACCTTTCTCCTTCCATCGCTACCTCCCCAGCCAGACCTTCCCAACTCTTCTAGCCCTAAATAATGAGAGAATTCATGTTGCCCAGTGACAGGCCACATAATGGTATTCCTGCAGAAAAGGAGTTATGTAACCCCAAAAGCTCTCTAGGCTAAAAATCTGGGAGACCTAATCTTAGACCAAGTTTTCCTACTCCTTACAGGTTGTTTGACCTTTTAGAAGTCACATAGCTCCTCTGAGATTTATGGTTGCtcattaacttaattttttttaaggcaaGGAGTGATAGAGAATGATACTGCCAAATACATTAATTCTCTGGACGGTTTCGAAAGTTAAGTTTGACAATAGCTGTGAAACTTTGCCAAACATGAAAGTATCCAGTTAAAACATTAGTAACAGGGTTGGATTACGGTGTGGAGGGGGGTGGAATGTTGAAGCCTAGCTAAAGTTGGGGCCACTTTTCAAGTTGCCAGATGTGTCACCACTGCCAAAGCTAGTGAGATGGATGTGAAATGGGCTCATGGGGGAGAGAGGAAACTATCAAAGGCATCTGCAAATCTAAAAAGGTTTCTCTTGTTCTGTAGATTCTCATCACCGTAGGAGTATCCTTGAATTTCATTGACTCAAGCtgaatgttttgttttaagcacTTTGCTTAACGGGGTGTAGAAATCTAAGTGCCAACATTCAAGTTGAAATTTAACACCCTGGAAAGATGAATGGAAGAGCTGCTAGTCGACTAATACCACCTAACTTCAGGCTCTAAAACAAAACCTGCCACTGATTTTCTTGCATCTAGAATTTCTTTCACAGCTCAATCACAAAGACCTTTATcatatttcttctgctttttctcaAACTAAAGTATAGGTTCTGAGATCACAGCTACCCAAGATGAAGGTAAATTCTCAATGTGCAAGTTTCTATTGATCTGCTTTTCAAGTTCAATATGGTGCCCCTTGAGTGATGGAGCCACAGCAAGGCAGAATCTTTACACATATACTAGccttgaatttttttctcttgtggggTCACCCTAGATTCTCTTACCCTAATGAATCAGAGAAGAAACACCTTTCATTCTACAAACCCTATCCTTTTACAAAGACTAACAAGGAAAAAGCCAAAGCTTCCTCACAGCTAAGATGCCAGACTAAATCACAGTTGGCTGTAGGTTGTACTCCAGAAAGCTATTCCTACTTATTTCCAGTTCagacttgaaaataaaatcttcCTATCTCCATTGATACAAaatctacaacaaagaattaaggCCTTTTGGGGTTGACTATTTTATTTACAGTCTCATCAATTCTAGTGGAAGACTCGCCACCCACAACCCCCAAGTCCTCCTACATTAGGATGTTCCTGATTGAGAGGGTAGGGTATATGCGAAACAGAGCTTGACTCTTGTATTTTCAAAAGTTCCTGTAAAACCCTGCTACTTGCCCCACAAAACTTGTATATTTGTAATTTAACAATTATAGGCAGTTTCTCCAAAGTTATTATCTTTGCCAGAATTATTTCCACTTCCTTCTTAATCCTGTTAATTTTCCTTTATTCACCTAAACTTTCCCAGACCAGttcacagatggccaataggcccCAGGAGGAATCTCCCATTCATTCTGACCCGTGGCATTCCCCTCCTGAGATGCAGTTGAGCAGAGCTTTTAGAACCTCAGTTAAATGCCTTAGTTAAAATGTAGGCCCTAACCCTTGTGCAttactggtgagaatgtaaaatggtgcagccactatggagaacaatatggcagttcctcaaaaaattaaacataaattaccatatagtccagcaattccacttctgggtgtatacccaagagaattgaaagcagagacttgaacagatatttgtacaccagtgttcatagcagcattattcacaatagtcgagaggtggaagcaacccaagtgtccatcagcataaaaatggataaacaaaatgtggtatatccacacacaatggaatattattcagccttaaaaaagaaagaaattctgacacataatataacatggatagaccttgaagacattatgctaaatgaaataagccagacacaaaaggacaaatattgcatgatttcacttacatgagaTACCTAGAGTACTCAAGTTCatggagacagaaggtagaatggtagttgccagacACTGGGGGAGGAGAGGATGAGGAGTTGTtgattaatgggtacagagtttcagtgtggtatgatgaaaaagttctggagatggatggtggggatggttacACAACAACGAAAATGTATTTAGTGTTGCTACACTGTACATTTAAAAGTGGTtgaaatggtaaatttatgttatgtgtattttcccACAGCTttttaagtgattaaaaaaatgtaGCCCCTAAACTGTGGAGATTACCCTGGAGATGTTCAAATACTGAGTTAGTGTCAAATTCAGCAATAAGTGTGTTCCACTGCagtgttctcatttctcttttgcttccccacctcctcccatcaTCACTCTCATGCCTTAGGAACAACAATCAACATTGTGCCTTTCTCTCTTCTGTCTCAACTtgtcttcttgccccatctcacctTGGCTAATTGCCCAGATGTCTGTTATATCAGAATTATTTGTTCATTTCCTTTCTCACCTCCCTTTACCTTACATTTGACTTTAAGTAACTTGCCGAGTTGTTCTTCCCACCTGTGATCTCTTGAATGTGATTTAGAGCTAACCTGATATAACTCATCTGTTTTAGTTTGACACTAAAGATACTCAGTCTGGAAGAAAACTACTCAAGTCAGTGACCTCTTAAGTTTCTTTCTGGTtctaatgttaaaagaaaaacaaaacaaaacactctgCCCTTACCACACTATAAAATGCATGTTATGTGGCCCAATGATAATTGATCTGACAAAAAAAGTCACCAGTTCTTTTTGTAGATTCTTAAAGCAATATTTATGACCAATACCTAAATTatgtttcttcctttctgctaAAAAGCCAGCATAGACCATCTGTGAGTTTAATTATTACATAACTTGTACCTGCtcattgtaaaagaaaaattttagaaaaatactgATAGGCAAAGTAAAGAAAAAGACTAGGAATTGCCCATAATTCTGTCCCTCAGAAATAACTATTGTTAACACTTCAGTGTGTATTCTTCcaatgtgtttaattttttaagaccaAGAAGACAGGACATCTTGGAGTCAAGTTTCACATGAAAGGGAATGCTGTGTGCCCAGAGCTCAGGGATGTTTGAGAAGAGATATAAGGCACATATGATTTCCCTGGTTTAGAAGAGCACAAACAAACCATACACAATGTGATGCTTGGGGTCATGAACAGTTTATCACCCCTTTTATTTAATTTGAGTGTCAAAGCAAGGGCATCTAAGCTCAATAGTGATAAGTTAAATTCCCAGTGAGCTGAGGCATCCCTACCTTGCTGGCTAAGGAAGGTGTCCTTAGGTACTTTTATGTTGTGTCAATGGGCTTGAAAATCAAGAACTGGAATGGATCCAAAAGGTCACTGGGTCCAAATTCTCCTCCTAGGAAAACTGCATCTGAAGTGCTTGCAGCATTGGGCTTCCTTTTGACTTTAAGCTGTCCGtaatgtaaattccatgaggtcTCTTGGTTCTATATGAAATTCCTCTTGTTGTCAAAAAGTCTCAGTCTGTGTTAATTTAAATCTGtttaagcctgtttcctcatagATGTCTTCTGTGGACATGACTAGGGAGACCTTTTGTTACCTGAAGCTAGTAAGTCATTCTTCAGCCTTCTCTTCACCAGGCTTTTTAGACTGAACCATATGAAGTGGCCAATATTAGACCATTTTTTACCCACAAAAATAGCAATTTCACATGCTTCAACCTAATAAATAACCCTAACTCTTCCTAACTTCTTTCAGAGGTTCTTTATTCTTGATCTCTTGACAATTGAGGGGTTCCTCCCTCTCAGGACCTTCTCCAATGATCCCACAGTCTTCTTAGAATATAGTGACCCATATATGCATACTCGTGCCAGAATAATTGCTAATATTAGAGGACTGATGCAGAAATAATTAATCATTTCTACCTTTAAAAATGTCACTTCaggggccatcccagtggcgcagcagttaagtgtgcgcgttccgcttcggtggcccaggggttcacaggttctgatcccaggcacagacaaacgcaccgcttgtcaagccatgctgtggtggcgtcccatataaagtagaggatgggcatggatgttagcccagagccaatcttcctcaggaaaaagagcagggttggcatcagatgttagctgagggctaatcttccacacacatacacacaaaaaatgtcaCTTCAAAACATATGTAAATGCACATATacattatgtatattatttttttatataatgtattttataactttaaaaattagaGATAAGCTAATGAGGGAAAACCCAAGTTAATGCATACACCCATAGGTCCAGAGCTGAAGTGGTATGAAAAGGAGAGATGCTATcaaagaagtaaacaaaattgTGAAATTCCCTTGACCAACCATATTGCATTCTACTACTTTAATACTTCATGACCAAAAAGATTCaatatgcttatttttttctttccttctcacctTTAGCTCAGCCATAAATTTCCGGCAATAGTGCACATGGCACATCAAAAACCCAGACCTGCTCTGGAGAAGGTCACCCCACTGAAAAGGATCTACATTATTCAGCAGCCTCGAAAATGTTAAGCTGGGGCGTAAAACATAGCCATCTGGCCAACTGCCTCGAACATCTGACAGCTTAGCAGAAAGGACCAGAACTTTCCATAGGCCTAGTGCACTTGCTTGGTAAATAAAACAGCTTTTGTATCTTCTCTTTTGACTTTAGATAATAAAGCATCCAAAATTATAAATCCACTGCATTCTTGGGCCTCCTTTTGGTCCAGGTCAGGATCCCGTTGATATTTACATGTGTAACTCTATTGAATAAGTGGAGAATCCAGAATACTTGACTGTTCCATTTTACCCCACTGGATAAGTTCTCTTCTCCTTGATGCTGACCCTGAGTTGTTCCACCCACAGAGAACTCTCTTTGAAGGCAAAGGTTAGAGAGGAGTATGCTGAGCTTTGCAAAGGCCAATATTCTTTGCAAATATGAGCACTGATTCTTCTCAGTGTGTTTGTCTAAGATGCTCAAATTTTCACTTGAGGTGAAATGTCTTTTCCAGTTTCCCCACATAAATGCATAGTTTGTTTTGAAGGTTtggtgaaggaaaatgaaaaaattagatTTATTAAAGACATATTCTCCTCTGCAAAGCAATCAAGGATGGAAGGTAGAATTACAGTTTCAGTGAGAGATTTGCTCAGGTCCTCCCAGAAAGTTCATGCTCTAGAACTGAGGGGGTCACGATGCTACAGAGCATTGTGGTTGGGGTATAGAGGTTGATTTAATTAGAGGTGGGGATGGGAGGGAAAGTGTTGCCATAGCTCAACCTGCTCTAGCTTTCCTAccctccaccacacacacacatatactcttCATATACTCAAATATGGACAACCAAGGGCATCCTCAGGTAATGGTAGGGGACAACCACATTCTTTTTCCACAGAGGTTAGCTGTCACTCACAGTTCCATCGTTCTGCTCCTCTAAATTATAATGCTATCCAATAATCACCACTTCTCTTTACCCAAGGACAGGGTCAGCACTCCAGTCCATCATTTTACAGCTTGACAACCCTTGGAGTATGAGCTGATGCCAAGCCTGTCTCTGATTCCTGAAATGCCAAAGGCACCTGGCTAAGGCCCAGTGGTCATATTGATGCATCCCACACCCTCCCCTGTGTTGCTTGGCTCTTTTTCAGGAATAAGAGAATTGTTTGAGACAATATCGAGCCTTCAGCCAATGCCAGCATGAATCAGTAAGACAGTCCTAACCACCCCAGTTTAGCTTAGCTCAGTTCCCGGTCCTCTGAGACTATTGTCAGAAATACTCCAGAAAGGTAAGGGTTGCAAGGCACATAAATGCACAGAAGCTCAAGGTCAACCACCACTCCCCAGAGGACAGTAGCAAAGTATAAGCCAGATGGTGGGTGCTAGCTGGAACATTGGACTGAGATTAGGAGACTAGGGTTCTACTTCTGACTCATACTAGTTCTTAAACCTTAAGCAAGCAACTCAACCTTTCTGTTCCTTGTCAAACaggtgtagggccggccccgtggcttaccggttGGGTGCGCGttttccgctgctggcggcccaggttcggatcccgggcacgcactgaggcaccgcttctccggccatgctgaggccgcgtcccacatacagcagctggaaggatgtgcagctatgacatacaactatctatgggggttttgggggaaaaaataaataaataaagttaaaaaaaacaggtGTAATACCTGACCCGCAGTTTACCCTTCCCAGAAGCATACTGGGAAGAAGACAAAATGAACACAGATTTATAATAAGCCATTTAAAAGAGTAGTGAGAGCAAGGTGGTACCAGGATGACTGTTCTAGAAATTGCCAGAACTATAGTAGTAGGAGAACTATAAGAGATGGTATAAGCTGAGCCTAGAATAGGAAATTCAAGGGAAAGCTAAAGATTTGGGGCTAGATGGAAGCAGGGAGGAAACTGGGGAGGATGATGAGGGAAATGGGGAGCAAAGATGGAAACACTGCTAGATTTGCCTTTCCTGAGATGATGTAAGGGCCAACCACCCAAAGGAAGCAAGAAGAGAAGAGCGCCATTCTCTCTATCTA
This Diceros bicornis minor isolate mBicDic1 chromosome 10, mDicBic1.mat.cur, whole genome shotgun sequence DNA region includes the following protein-coding sequences:
- the DAPL1 gene encoding death-associated protein-like 1; this translates as MTNEVQVLPSPLKGGHPPAVKAGGMRISKKQEIGILEKHTKTSAVANVAKIQAMDALNDTLEKLSHKFPAIVHMAHQKPRPALEKVTPLKRIYIIQQPRKC